GCTGATCAAAGCTCGGGCACTGCGCCAGCGTACCCATGTCGATCGCGGGGCTGGCGGGGAGCAACGCGTTGGTGAGCGTCGGACCGCCGTTGTTGCGCAAGGCGTCCAGCAGCGGGTCGACGCCAGGCAGATCGTTTGCTGCCGTCAGGTTGCAGCTGTCGTCGCTGTCGAGGTTGGCGCCGGCCGACTCGATCGCGAGATTGCTTGCGAAGCAGTCAGGCGCGGGGGCATTCCCCGCGACGATGGTGTTGGACAGGCGGATGCTGCTCAGCTCACCGTCGTTGGCGATGCCAGCGCCGCCGTTGGGCGCGAAGTTGTTGGCGATCGTGCTGCTGCGCGCCGTGAGCATGGCATTGATACCCACGTGGATCCCGCCGCCACTTATGCCGGCCTGGTTGGCGGAGATCGTACTGCTACTGATGGAGACCGTGGTGGGACCGAAGTCGCCAGTCGTCATCGATAGGGCGCCGCCAATCTCGCTCACCACGTTGTTGGTCAGCGCGCTGCGCGTGAGCTCGAGCACGCCGCCATCGTTGAAGATGGCACCACCGCCCCGCGCGCCGAGAGCGCGATTACTGGTGAAGGACGATTGATCGATCACCAGACTACCGCCGAGCTGGTAGATGCCTCCGCCCGCCTCCCGGGCCGCGTTGCCGGCGATCACCACATTGCTCAGTTCGAGCCCGGCGAACTCGGAGAAGATCGCCCCGCCCTGCTCGGCTCGGCCACCGATCAGACTGAGATCGCTGATGCGTGCATCCGTGCGATCGATAGTGAAGTGTCGGCTGTTCACGGCTTGCAAGGCGAGACCCCTTCCTGGGCCACGGATCGTCAGCGGTTTGTCCAGCACGATCGGGCCCCGGTTGAGCTTGATGGTCGAGCCGGGCGGTAGATCGAAGGTGACCTCGCCGTTGCGGCAAGCTAACGCCACCGCTTGGCGCAGGCTGCCCGGGACGCGCTCGTCGCCGGCTATGGTAACCACAGCGTTCAAGGCGCAGGTCTCCACGGTGGCCGTATCCGAGAACGGCGTGGGGTCTTCGTCACTGATCACCTCGGCCGTGTTGACGACGATGGCGCCAACGGGCGCATCCGCGGCGATGGCCACGGGCACGGTCAGTAACACCGTCTCACCCGGCGCTAGGGAGACGTTGCGGGCCACGGTTGGGAAATCGGCTGCGTCGTCCGCCAGGATCGCATCCGCTTGCGGTGGGTTCAGCGTGACCGGCCCCACGAATATCGTCTCCGGCGGCAACGTATCGGTGATCACGGCGCTAGCCGTGGGGGAAGAGCCGACGTTGGTGATTTCGAGCGTGTAGCGCAACTGCGCGCCAGCGCCGACCGGCACGTCCACGCTGACTCGCTTTCTCAGCACCAGGTCCACCGCCTGAGATTCGAAAGCGCCGATGTCGCAGCCGACGCCCTGCGGTCGAGTGACCCCGCGCTGATCCGTCGGTGCGCAGTTGTTCGGGTCGCCCGCATCCAAGGTAAGTACGTCCGGCAGCAGGGCCACCGTGTCCGTGGGGCCGCCGTAGCGACCGAGGGGCAGCAGCGCCGGCACCCGTGTCGTGCGATCCCCCGGCTCGAAGGGGCCGCAGGTGCCGTCGTTGAACACGTTGAAGTCGAGCGAGCGCAGCACGGTCGGCTCGCTGCAGGTGCGCGACACCGTGTTCCCTGCGGCGATCGAGTTCCTCAGGGTGATGAGACCTCCGCTAGCAAACACATTGGCGAACAGAAAACCCGTCGCCGTGTTGTTGGTGATCGTGCTCTGCTCGATCGTGATCAGCCCGCCTGATTTGTTGGCGATGATGGCAGTAGAGAGGTCGGTGGAGGTGGTGGCGTTGCCGGACACAGTGGTGTTGCGAAGCGTCACTTCACCGCCTTGGTTGAGCAGGGCGGCCACCGCGGAAAACCCCGAGCCGCGCGCCTCGTTGCGGTCCAAGGTGCTATCGACGATCAGCACTCGTCCGCGCATGTTGTAGATCGCCGCGCCTTCCACCGTGGCGGGGAACGTGGCCGTCACCGTATTGCGGGCGATGGTCACCCGCTCAATCGTCAGCGAGCCGGTGTTGTAGATCCCGGCGCCCTCGGCAAGGCCGAATCCATCGATGAAATTGTCCCTCACTACGGCGTCGGTCAGGGTGAGTTGACCGCGGTTGAAGATGCCGCCACCGGAGGAGAAGTTGGTGCCGCCGGCCAGGGTGACGCCTCGCACCACCACACTCGCCTGACCTATCTCGATGAGTCGATCACCGTTGGGACCGATGGTGAGCAGCTCCGCGCCCGGGCCATCGATGGAAAGTGATTTGTTGATCTCGAGCGGATCACCGGCGAGCGCGATGCTAGCGGGAAACGGAAGATCGAAGTCGATGGTCCCCGAGGGGCAAACCACTTGGATCGCACGACGCAAGGTCCCCGGGCCATCATCTTGCGCGGACACAACGGTGACCCGCGGCAAACACTCGCCCCCAAGTGACTCGCTGGCCAATGCGGGGGAGAGCGCAGAGCATCCCATCAATATCCAGACCGTGAAGCGTGCGTGAAGCGTCATCCGTGATACCTCAGTGAGTTTCTGGCTATTAGCCTAGATGGCTGCCCATAGCCCTCGCAACCTACCCCCTCGGGCTGGCCAGGCGCTAGTGGCGTGCAGTTGTCTGGACATCTGCGGTCGGCGGACCTGTGTAACGCATGTCGGTTGACGCATAGACCTCGATACTGCGAGCCTTAGGCGCGCGGTGTCGTTAAGCAGCTTGTCCGAGCGTTGCGCCGCGTGCCTGACATCACTTGTTACTAGGCAGGTGAGCTCGCTGTCAGTCGACCGGTCGCCGCCACGTGGAAAGCTAAGGAGTGCTTCGATGCGTTGCCAAACGACTCCCCCCACCTTATTGAACGCGTTCTGCCAGGTTAGCTTTGCCCTTGCGGGGTTCTGGCCCCTCGTGCCTTTGGCCTCGTCCTTCCCCGCTGAGATCGACGTGCTCGATCTGCTGCCAGAGAACGGCGGCGACGGCAGTGTGGGCGTGGTCCTAGTCGGCGCCCAGGCCGACGACCGCGCCGGGATCGCCGTAAGCGCCGCTCAGGATCTGAACAACGACGGCGTCGCCGATATTGCCGTCGGCGCGGATGCCTACGATTTTCCTGATCGTACTCGGGCTGGCGGGCTGTTCGTGGTCTACGGCGGCCCTACGCTCGGCGCTGAGTTCGACCTGTCGCGACTGGAGGCTGAGCAGCTACCTGACGGTTCCCTTGGCTTTCTAATCCTAGGTGCATCGGGGCAGGTGGGTTTGGGAGAGACGGCTGCCGATGTCGGCGACATCAGCGGTGACGGCATCGGCGATCTGCTCTTCGCGAGCCCCGAGTTCGGCTCCGTAGGCGTTAGCTACTTACTGAACGGATTCGACGGTGTGCAGCCATTTCCCTTCGGTCCCATCGTCGATGCCGATGAGTTCAATTTCTTCGACATCGGCTCCAATTACGTGGGATCGGTGCCCGGTGGAGAACCTCCCCCCGGAGGCCAGGATGAAAAGTCAGGCTCGGCGATCGCGAACGTGGGTGATGTCAACGGGGACGGGTTTGACGATCTCGGTATCGGCGGACCCGGGGCGGCCCTGCCGAGCGTGCCGCGACCGCAGGCCACGGGGCGAGCATACGTGGTGTTCGGACCGACGGACGCTCGCTTGAACGGCAACGACCTCCTCGAGATCACACCCGGCGGCGGCAACGACGGGAGTCGCGGCTTCGTCGTAGACGGCTATTTCCAGCGCAGCACGGTGGGCTCCTCGATCACCGGCGCGGGCGATATCAACAACGATGGCGTCGACGATGTGGCGGTCGGTGCGGGCGGACTGGGCCAGGTGTTCGTGGTCTACGGCAGCAGCGTGTTCAATCCTGCGCGCTACGACGTGCGGCAGTTCGCGGAAGGTGCGAACGATGGCACCTTCGGTTTCCTGATCAAGGCCGAGGTGGAGCCCGCCGGACTGGGGGGGCCGATCTTGGGGGGAGTCGACTTCAACCAGGACGGCCTATCGGACTTGGTGATCACGGCGTCTCGCGGGCGCAACGAGGCGCCCGAGGTGTTCGTGCTGTATGGGCGCGACGGGGATTTTCCGCCAGCACTCGACCTATCGGAGTTGCGCGACGGCGACGGTTCCCTGGGCACGCATATCATCGCCACCATCGAGGACGTGCTGGCACTGAGCGACCTCGCGACGGGCGACGTCAACAACGATGGGCTGGTGGACCTGGTGATCGGCGCCGGCAGTGATACGAGCGCGGACGGTCGTGCCTACGTGCTCTTCGGTCAGCCCGGGGGATTTGCGCCAACAATCAATCTCGCTGGCCTCTTTGAGGCTAACGGCGGCGACGGTACCGATGGCTTCGTGGTCGTGAGCAGTGAGGGTGCCCGCGGGCGGGTCGGTGCCTCCGTATCGGCGGGCGGTGACGTGAATGGCGACGGACTGCAAGATCTCGTCGTCGGCTCACCTACCGCTGGCGAGAACGGCGCGGCCTACGTCGTGTACGGGCGCCAAGACTCCGATCTCGATGAGGATGGCATCGCGAACGACGCGGACAATTGCACCCTAGTTGCGAACGCGGATCAGCGCGACTCGAACGGCGATGGCTACGGCAATCGCTGCGACGCTGATCTGGATGACAACTGCGTGGTCGACGCTCGGGACTGGTTCATCATGCGAGACGTTATCGGCACC
Above is a window of Pseudomonadota bacterium DNA encoding:
- a CDS encoding choice-of-anchor Q domain-containing protein, with product MTLHARFTVWILMGCSALSPALASESLGGECLPRVTVVSAQDDGPGTLRRAIQVVCPSGTIDFDLPFPASIALAGDPLEINKSLSIDGPGAELLTIGPNGDRLIEIGQASVVVRGVTLAGGTNFSSGGGIFNRGQLTLTDAVVRDNFIDGFGLAEGAGIYNTGSLTIERVTIARNTVTATFPATVEGAAIYNMRGRVLIVDSTLDRNEARGSGFSAVAALLNQGGEVTLRNTTVSGNATTSTDLSTAIIANKSGGLITIEQSTITNNTATGFLFANVFASGGLITLRNSIAAGNTVSRTCSEPTVLRSLDFNVFNDGTCGPFEPGDRTTRVPALLPLGRYGGPTDTVALLPDVLTLDAGDPNNCAPTDQRGVTRPQGVGCDIGAFESQAVDLVLRKRVSVDVPVGAGAQLRYTLEITNVGSSPTASAVITDTLPPETIFVGPVTLNPPQADAILADDAADFPTVARNVSLAPGETVLLTVPVAIAADAPVGAIVVNTAEVISDEDPTPFSDTATVETCALNAVVTIAGDERVPGSLRQAVALACRNGEVTFDLPPGSTIKLNRGPIVLDKPLTIRGPGRGLALQAVNSRHFTIDRTDARISDLSLIGGRAEQGGAIFSEFAGLELSNVVIAGNAAREAGGGIYQLGGSLVIDQSSFTSNRALGARGGGAIFNDGGVLELTRSALTNNVVSEIGGALSMTTGDFGPTTVSISSSTISANQAGISGGGIHVGINAMLTARSSTIANNFAPNGGAGIANDGELSSIRLSNTIVAGNAPAPDCFASNLAIESAGANLDSDDSCNLTAANDLPGVDPLLDALRNNGGPTLTNALLPASPAIDMGTLAQCPSFDQRGVLRPQDGDGDLQERCDIGAFEVTAAPE